The genome window GGATTAAATCCGTTGTGTTGATCACCGAATCGCCAATAACAATAGGCTTCAGATTATAGGTTTCAAAATCTTCGCCTTCCCGGAATTGCTCGTAATAACCCCGCCCTTTGGTGTAATGCAGGGACGCATTTAATCGCCAGTTCCGACTTAGTTCGTGCGAAGAAATAAGTTGGTAGTGGTCCTGCTGGTAGTTATCAACCTCATTTTCGTAGGTATACGCGTTATAAGTGCGGTTCGTTTTCAATAGCTTCTCTGGTACGCCATCCCATGCCTGGTAGGTTCGTTCGGCACCCGAAAACACATTGAGCCGGACAAAGCTCTTTTTACCGTACCAGCCTCCCGACACGTAAAACGATTTTAGGTTGGAAGAAGCGCGATCAATATACCCGTCTGAAACGATTCGGGACAGCCGCGCATCAACCACAAAATGATTATTGAGCAAACCTGAACCCGCCTTTACGGTCGTTTTCAGCGTGTTGAATGAACCCGCCGACGCGTCTACTTCGCCGTAGGCATCTTTTTCAAAGCTGTTGGTCTGCACGTTGACCGACGCTCCAAAAGCGCCCGCACCGTTGGTTGATGTACCGACGCCCCGCTGAATCTGGATGCTGCTGACCGACGAAGCAATATCGGGCATGTTAACCCAGAAAGTCCCTTGCGACTCCGCATCATTATACGGAATACCATTTACGGTTACGTTCACCCGCGTGGCATCGGAGCCACGAATCCGGAAACCTGTGTAGCCAACGCCTGCACCCGCATCCGACGTGGTTACCAGCGAGGGCGTAAAGTTGAGCAGAAGTGGTATATCCTGTCCCAGGTTTTGTTTTTCCAGTTCCTTTCGCGTTACGTTCGTGTAAGCGACGCCTGATTTCTGGTCTACCCGCGTGGCACTTACAATTACTTCGTCAACGACAATTACACTTTTTTGCAGTTCAAACGATTCGGTTTCGTTCCTGTTTACGGTAACTTCTTTTACCACTGGTTCAAATCCTAATAGCGAAACCCGAATGCGATACGTCCCAGCCTGGAGATTGGTAAGGCGATAGGAGCCCCGGGTATCAGCCGATGTGCCTTTGTACGTTCCTTCAATCAGCACGGCAGTGCCGGGCAAAACGCCTCCTTCGGCATCTTTTATGGTGCCTGATAGCGTAAACTGTGCCCAGGCGGGCAGATACAACAAGCCCGTTAGAGCCGTCATGCATAAACGATAAACAGAATGCCGTTTCATCGTAACTTTTTTCATGATTATGAAAAGAGACGCATAGGCAAAGGGGCCAAACCTACCGTTTGGTTGAATAAGGTATATTGAGTTGAATACGCCGATTCACAAGTGTCTGTGAATCAGACTTCTTCCCTTCGCCAGCATTACCCGGATCAGGTTCAATGGGTATAATCTCAGCCCGTTGTTATAAGGCACCCCTTAGAAGATTAGATGGACAAAGGTAAGCTGAATAAAGATCTTTTGAACGCTATGAACTATTTTTTTTCAAATAATGTATAAACATTAAATGTAATTACATTTAATTTGTAGTAAACATTTTCACCCTTTAAACTATTCACAATACTATGGAAACGCTCATCACTGGTCTTCATCATATTACGGCTCTTGCCGGTACCGCTCAACGCAACGTCGACTTCTATACCGGGGTCCTTGGCTTACGGTTGGTGAAGAAAACAATCAATTTCGACGCGCCGGATGTCTATCACCTGTACTACGGGGATGCAACTGGTTCGCCGGGAACAATCATGACGTTTTTCCCATACGAAGGTATTCACCGGGGTCGTAAAGGAGTTGGCCAGTTGACATATACCGCTTTTTCGATTCCGTCGGCGTCGCTTAGCTTCTGGATGGATCGGCTGAATCACGCCAGCATTCCGTACGCTGGGCCATACAAACGCTTTGACGAGACCTATTTACGTTTCGAAGATTTTGACGGCATGGGTGTCGAACTGGTGGCCAATGATGCGGATGATCGTAAAGGCTATGACAACGGTAAAATTCCCGCTGAATTTGCGGTTCGCGGTTTCCATACGGCTACGCTTAACGAATCGCGGGTTGACCAGACCATTAAGTTATTAACCGAAAGCATGAATCATACCCTTGTTGCCGAAGAAGCTGGGCGCTTCCGGTTCCAATCGGGTAAAGGAGGTTCGGGCAGTTATGTAGACGTGCAGCATTCACCGAATGACGTTCGTGGCTTGCAGGGTGGGGGTTCTGTTCACCACATTGCTTTTGCTACCGAAAGCGATGCGACTCAGCTGGCTATTCACGAAAAACTGTTAACGGCGGGCTATAATCCAACTCCGGTTCAGGACCGGAATTATTTCCATAGTATTTATTACCGCGAGCCAGGTGGTATCTTGTTCGAAGTGGCTACCAATCCTCCGGGATTTGCAATTGACGAACCGGTAGAATCACTGGGAACTACGCTAAAATTGCCTGAATGGTATGAACCCCGTCGGGCAAAAATTGAAGCGGCATTACCCATCATTGAAGTAAAGTAAGGATAATCTCAGGCGAATCAGAACACAATACCTGATTCGCCTGAAAACAACACGACTATGATTCACGACCCTAACAATATTCTAACCGCCGGGAAGCCCCTCGAGAAAGCGACCAAAGTCATGATTATGGTACACGGTCGGGGTGGATCGGCACGAGACATTCTTTCGCTTTCCCGCGCCATCAATGATGATAGCTTTGCCTTTATTGCGCCGCAGGCAGCCAATAATAGCTGGTATCCTTATTCATTCATGCAACCTATGGAAGCGAATGAACCGCATCTTTCCTCTGCGCTGATGACGCTAGCGGGCGTGCGAGCCAGGTTACAATCGGACTATAACTTTAAAACCCATCAGATTTATTGGCTGGGCTTTTCGCAGGGGGCCTGTCTGGCTTTGGAATTTACGGCTCGTAATCCATTACCGTATGGCGGCATTTTCGGGTTAAGCGGCGGTTTGATTGGCCCTGCTGGAACACCAAGGCTTTATGATGGTGAATTTGACGGAACACCCGTTTTTCTAGGTTGTAGTGATGTAGATTCACATGTTCCTAAAGAACGTGTTATTGAGTCAGAAGGCGTCTTCCGGGCTATGGGCGCAGAAGTAACCATGAAATTGTATGAAAATTTTTCGCACTCGATCAACGAAGACGAGCTAAAAATTGTTAATAGTTTAATAGCCGATACACCGACTCCTGGTTTGTCTATCGGTCAACAGTGACACCCAAACAAACCTACCGCTTATGAGTCACTACATGGTAGAATTTGAACTTCCTCAGGAGATGACGGAAGAATTTATGTCAAAGGTTCCGGCCCAGCGCCTGAAAATAAATGAGTTGATGGAGCAGGGAAAGATTCTTTCCTACGCATTGGCTATGGATCGGCAAAAACTCTGGTGCATTGTTGATGGACCAACGGAGTATGACGTAATAGCTACTATTGCCGAGTTTCCACTCATCAATTTTATGCAACCAACGATTTCAGAGCTGATGTTCAATAACGTGGTTTCTTTTCGGATGCCCATGTTTTCCTTGAATTAATCGAGTGTCTTTGATGCCTTGCCCGTTCCTAGCAGAGCGGGCTTTTTTTGTGACTGACAGCTACTTAACTTTGGCCGTTTGATAACATGTATTTATGCAAAATTACTTACATCGCTTCCTGACGGTTTTATGGCTGATGTTGCTTGGCTTTTCCACGCTGGGTTGCCAGTCACTGCAAACCGATACGCATTACAGTCAGTCGGCAAACAAGACGCAGCGTCAAAGTCAGGAACGGCACCAAAAAGCGTCCCGTACTAAACGTACCCCTGAAAAGTATGCGCCGCAGCGGGAAAGCGCCATACCCCAGAAGGTATATACTATTTTAGAGTATGTTCAATCGAAGGGCCGTTCACCGGAAGGCTACGTTGGTGGCCGCCGATTTGGGAATTACGAGGGCCATTTACCGCGCCAGGATTTATCCGGGCAGGTTATAAAGTACCAGGAATGGGATGTAAACCCAAAGAAAAAAGGCAAAAACCGGGGCGCAGAACGACTCGTCACGGGTTCGGACCGCCGGGCGTGGTATACGCGCGATCATTACAACTCATTTGTTGAAGTAAAATAACGACACGCCAATGGCAAATTTTGTATTCATCCGTTCCAAAGCCGATCTTGATCGCTACACAGGTTTTCGAATTGCACACCTGGATGGCGCGAAGATTCCAACCTTAAAGGCATTTTACGAAGCGATTGCGCAGGTTCTGGAGTTTCCGGATTATTTTGGCTATAACCTCGACTCCCTCGACGAACTGCTCAACGATTTCGACTGGTTGGAAGACGATAAAATTGTCCTTTATGTATCAAATACCGACCAGTTTCTGATTCAGGAAAAAAATAAAGACAAGAAATCGGATTTACTGAACATCCTGGACGCAACTGCTGAAGACTGGAAGTGGGTCGATGATGAGGAAGAAGAGACATCACCGATGGAACTGGTTATAGCTTTTGATCAAAGTGAAAAATTCCAGCAATTCCTGCAAGAAGAAGGCTATTCTTACGAAATCGTTTCTTAGTGTCTGTTGCAACAAAAAGCGAACAGGCCGTGTTAAGCCGTTAACCGCCGCATGGATTCTAAGTCCCTGCGGCTTTTAGTGTTATTAAATTGAATGAAAGTAGCCGATCTATTATCTCTTTACAAAGAAGACAGCCTTATTCAGCTAATTGCCGGTCAAATTGGGCAAAAAAGCAGCGACCCAAACCGGGTACAGCTGAAAGGCATTTCAGGTAGCTTGGATGCAGTATTGGCGGCATCTGTTCAGCAGCTACAACCAGGCACAAACGTTTATATTTTATCGGATAAAGAAGAGGCTTCCTATTTTTTCAACGACTTGCAAAACCTCCTGGGCGAAGAAGTGCTGTTCTTTCCCATGTCGTACAAAAAACCGTATCAATACGAAGAAGTTGAAAATGCCAACGTATTGATGCGCGCCGAAGTACTGAATAAGCTAAACGCTACGTCCAAAAACGGGGTGCTGGTGGTAACCTACCCCGAAGCCTTGTCGGAAAAGGTAATCAACAAAAAAACGCTTCGGGCCAATACATTGACGGTTCGGATTGGAGACAAGCTGGATGCTACGTTCATTAATGAACTCCTCAATAGTTACGATTTTGAAAAAACCGATTTCGTTTACGAAGCAGGGCAGTTTTCCATTCGCGGGGGTATTATCGACGTTTTTTCTTTCGCCAGCGAGTTTCCATTTCGGATTGAGCTCTTCGATGACGAGGTAGAAAGCATCCGGACATTTAGTCCTGAATCGCAGCTCTCAATGGATCCGGTGGAGAGCATCAACATTATCCCCAACATTGAAAATAAACTTATCCACGAATCCCGCGAGCCTTTCCTTGACTTCTTACCTGATGATGCAACACTCTGGATCAAGGATGTTGAACTAACGCTGGAACTCATCGAAAAAGGTTTTGAAGAGGCAACACAGAGCCTGGCCAAAATTGTCAGTGCTAGTGGCGGCATCAAGGTAGTATCGGATCCCGATAGTTTGTTTGAAACCCGCCGTGGGTTTTTGAACGCCGTCAAAGGCTTCCGCACGGTTGAGTTTGGACGCCGTTTTTACTTTAAAACGGAAGGTAAATTAACTTATTCGTCCAAAGTTCAGCCGTCGTTTAATAAGGATTTCAAGCGATTGGTAGACAATCTGGCTGAAAACCAATCGAAAGGGTATACTAACATCATCGTTGCTGAGTCGTACAAGCAGCAGGAGCGTCTACGGACGATCTTTGAGGAGATGGATCATTTCGTC of Tellurirhabdus bombi contains these proteins:
- a CDS encoding TonB-dependent receptor — protein: MKRHSVYRLCMTALTGLLYLPAWAQFTLSGTIKDAEGGVLPGTAVLIEGTYKGTSADTRGSYRLTNLQAGTYRIRVSLLGFEPVVKEVTVNRNETESFELQKSVIVVDEVIVSATRVDQKSGVAYTNVTRKELEKQNLGQDIPLLLNFTPSLVTTSDAGAGVGYTGFRIRGSDATRVNVTVNGIPYNDAESQGTFWVNMPDIASSVSSIQIQRGVGTSTNGAGAFGASVNVQTNSFEKDAYGEVDASAGSFNTLKTTVKAGSGLLNNHFVVDARLSRIVSDGYIDRASSNLKSFYVSGGWYGKKSFVRLNVFSGAERTYQAWDGVPEKLLKTNRTYNAYTYENEVDNYQQDHYQLISSHELSRNWRLNASLHYTKGRGYYEQFREGEDFETYNLKPIVIGDSVINTTDLIRRRWLDNDFYGGVFSLDYNSFGKLTANIGGGWNRYEGKHFGEIIWSRFASTSNIRDRYYDNDAAKTDFNLYGKAFYQFTPKFNAYVDLQIRTVGYSFLGRAVGLNGQIRDVQQDASLSFFNPKAGLTYTLNDQSSVYASYGVGNREPNRDDYTQSSANSRPKAETLHDWEAGYRLQTQKLAFNANLYYMKYRNQLVLTGQINDVGAQNRVNVPNSYRLGIELEAGALLVKNLRWLVNTTLSQNKIMNFTEYVDNYDTGEQQVTNFSKTDISFSPNVIVGSQLLYTPVKGLELGFLSKFVGKQYLDNTSNENRTIDPYFVNDIRIIYTLKPKFMNEVAFTLLVNNVFGELYESNGYTYSFISESQRTTENVYYPQATANFLAGIRIKF
- a CDS encoding ring-cleaving dioxygenase gives rise to the protein METLITGLHHITALAGTAQRNVDFYTGVLGLRLVKKTINFDAPDVYHLYYGDATGSPGTIMTFFPYEGIHRGRKGVGQLTYTAFSIPSASLSFWMDRLNHASIPYAGPYKRFDETYLRFEDFDGMGVELVANDADDRKGYDNGKIPAEFAVRGFHTATLNESRVDQTIKLLTESMNHTLVAEEAGRFRFQSGKGGSGSYVDVQHSPNDVRGLQGGGSVHHIAFATESDATQLAIHEKLLTAGYNPTPVQDRNYFHSIYYREPGGILFEVATNPPGFAIDEPVESLGTTLKLPEWYEPRRAKIEAALPIIEVK
- a CDS encoding alpha/beta hydrolase, with translation MIHDPNNILTAGKPLEKATKVMIMVHGRGGSARDILSLSRAINDDSFAFIAPQAANNSWYPYSFMQPMEANEPHLSSALMTLAGVRARLQSDYNFKTHQIYWLGFSQGACLALEFTARNPLPYGGIFGLSGGLIGPAGTPRLYDGEFDGTPVFLGCSDVDSHVPKERVIESEGVFRAMGAEVTMKLYENFSHSINEDELKIVNSLIADTPTPGLSIGQQ
- a CDS encoding ribonuclease domain-containing protein: MQNYLHRFLTVLWLMLLGFSTLGCQSLQTDTHYSQSANKTQRQSQERHQKASRTKRTPEKYAPQRESAIPQKVYTILEYVQSKGRSPEGYVGGRRFGNYEGHLPRQDLSGQVIKYQEWDVNPKKKGKNRGAERLVTGSDRRAWYTRDHYNSFVEVK
- a CDS encoding barstar family protein, whose amino-acid sequence is MANFVFIRSKADLDRYTGFRIAHLDGAKIPTLKAFYEAIAQVLEFPDYFGYNLDSLDELLNDFDWLEDDKIVLYVSNTDQFLIQEKNKDKKSDLLNILDATAEDWKWVDDEEEETSPMELVIAFDQSEKFQQFLQEEGYSYEIVS